Proteins encoded in a region of the Neodiprion lecontei isolate iyNeoLeco1 chromosome 5, iyNeoLeco1.1, whole genome shotgun sequence genome:
- the LOC107225029 gene encoding cGMP-dependent protein kinase, isozyme 1, which yields MMKFSCFPTPSILGQRGSINLPSLSGAGASPPSPSQVNATARGAATVMSYKRSDEPEASSSVIQPLPKIVVQPSPPKPPKRAAPQPPTRSDVVDRGNERKEGVIGKTSAPVTGPIPVYNKDPKSREQIKNAILNNNFLGNLDEAQVEDLVSAMHPKLVPPGTLVIRQGDIGSHLYVSAEGEFNIFEGEALQSTFGPGVAFGELALLYNTKRLRSIQVKSGGKVWILDRGVFRTVMMRSVQDRLQSNIRFLRRITIFQSLPEPKDHVLAKISDLLRVEFFPAGTRIVRQGEEGHKFYIIRGGTVKITKDTLYGGEEQMVLLDRGKYFGEKALLNEGENRRQANAIAMPPGAECLTLDRQSFLNYLGALEEIRTKDWMAEYDKQKKSLTMQTWISEYANLKLSDLECRATLGVGGFGRVELVVPKSMPDKSFALKLLKKKTMVDQQQQEHVLNEKWIMQACSSPFICKLYQTYKDRKYVYFLMEVCLGGDVWTTLQQKRFFNDPTSQFMVGCVVEALDHLHSLNIVYRDLKPENLMLDSRGYLKLVDFGFSKKIGPDKTWTFAGTPEYVAPEIILNKGHDRAVDYWALGILTHELLVGKPPFRDHDHMSTYNKILKGIDAVSIPNIVNKSANNFIRKLLRQSPSERLGYQRAGVQEIRDHKWFGGFNWEALREQSMSAPIIPEVRSHIDTKNFGKYPADTDLPPDEFSGWDQDF from the exons ATGATGAAGTTCTCGTGCTTTCCGACTCCTAGTATTTTGGGACAGAGAGGGAGCATCAATTTGCCTTCTCTGTCCGGAGCAGGAGCTTCACCGCCGTCACCGTCGCAGGTT AATGCAACGGCACGGGGAGCGGCCACAGTTATGAGCTACAAGCGCTCCGACGAACCGGAAGCGAGCAGTAGCGTC ATACAGCCGCTTCCCAAAATTGTCGTACAACCAAGCCCACCGAAACCACCGAAGCGAGCTGCACCTCAACCACCGACGAGATCTGACGTCGTCGACCGAGGCAATGAAAGAAAGGAGGGAGTGATTGGAAAAACATCGGCACCAGTGACGGGACCGATTCCAGTTTACAACAAAGACCCCAA GTCTCGGGAGCAGATAAAAAACGCAATTCTCAATAATAATTTCCTTGGTAATCTGGACGAGGCACAGGTCGAGGATCTTGTTTCAGCCATGCATCCGAAACTTGTGCCACCTGGGACGCTGGTGATCCGGCAAGGCGATATCG GTTCTCACCTCTACGTTTCCGCGGAGGGAGAATTCAACATCTTTGAGGGTGAAGCCCTGCAGAGTACCTTCGGTCCTGGAGTGGCTTTCGGAGAGCTGGCGCTGCTCTACAACACGAAGAGACTTCGCTCGATTCAAG TGAAGAGCGGAGGCAAGGTCTGGATCCTTGATCGGGGAGTCTTCCGCACGGTGATGATGAGGAGCGTGCAGGACAGGCTGCAATCCAACATACGATTCCTCAGGCGGATAACGATATTCCAGAGTCTACCAGAACCGAAGGACCATGTCCTCGCGAAGATCTCGGACCTACTACGAGTG GAATTCTTTCCGGCCGGAACTCGGATCGTTCGACAAGGCGAGGAAGGTCACAAATTCTACATAATTCGTGGCGGAACCGTAAAAATTACGAAGGACACCCTCTACGGCGGAGAGGAACAAATGGTGTTGCTTGATCGCGGAAAGTACTTTGGTGAAAAGGCCCTACTCAACGAGGGAGAAAACCGGCGTCAAGCCAACGCGATCGCCATGCCGCCAGGAGCCGAGTGTCTCACTCTTGACAGACA ATCTTTCCTCAACTACCTTGGAGCTCTCGAGGAGATACGAACCAAGGACTGGATGGCCGAGTACGACAAGCAGAAGAAGTCGCTGACCATGCAGACGTGGATCAGCGAGTACGCGAACCTGAAACTGTCGGATCTGGAATGCAGGGCGACGCTGGGGGTCGGTGGATTCGGAAGGGTGGAGCTCGTTGTTCCGAAATCCATGCCGGATAAGAGTTTCGCATTGAAATTACTGAAGAAGAAAACAATGGTcgaccagcagcagcaggagcATGTCCTTAACGAGAAGTGGATCATGCAGGCATGCTCATCGCCGTTCATCTGCAA ACTGTACCAGACCTACAAGGACAGAAAGTATGTATATTTCCTGATGGAGGTTTGCCTTGGTGGTGACGTCTGGACCACTCTTCAAcagaaacgatttttcaacgACCCCACATCCCAATTCATGGTCGGCTGCGTAGTGGAGGCCCTGGACCACCTCCACTCTCTAAACATCGTCTACCGCGATCTCAAACCGGAAAACCTGATGCTGGACTCCCGAGGATACCTAAAACTA GTCGACTTCGGGTTTAGCAAAAAGATTGGCCCCGACAAGACCTGGACTTTTGCCGGAACACCGGAGTACGTCGCCCCAGAGATAATTCTGAACAAAGGACACGACAG GGCGGTTGATTACTGGGCATTGGGTATTCTTACACACGAGTTGCTGGTTGGCAAACCACCGTTCAGAGACCACGACCACATGTCGACGTACAACAAGATCCTGAAGGGAATCGATGCCGTTAGCATACCGAACATCGTCAACAAATCtgcgaataattttataagGAAACTTCTCCGCCAGAGCCCTTCAGAGCGATTGGGATATCAGCGTGCCGGTGTCCAAGAAATCCGCGATCATAA GTGGTTTGGCGGGTTCAACTGGGAAGCTCTTCGTGAGCAGAGCATGTCTGCGCCTATAATTCCTGAG GTACGGAGTCACATAGATACGAAAAACTTTGGAAAGTATCCAGCAGATACTGACCTTCCGCCAGACGAATTCTCTGGCTGGGATCAAGATTTCTAA
- the LOC124294531 gene encoding uncharacterized protein LOC124294531, with protein MLPQVLAAGHEMNIHNTTNVLKLAVILEPNEMSGIALVRFLYQLIMFILKNEYDSNLVSLGIRNAYCLLQLCIRRNVVQGITMFTKEPRLIAVLKNVAFAKKDPALSYICFRCLSFLISCQAKYSIQCPDCLEIELDDLLKEMSVDECSGAVELATVMLIGKVENPVIKLKKMSPGSSSDNVIIAFYLQLHGNLAKSGPADRELLYILLVKLLDYCKAVGNLKILKNLCEQPWTCIIIKMTIEANRSVMDSDFMVFVSNWLFHRYYISRSYSAPREHRSLCRDQFDTTLDLIGKASLATYRKYPKRSSLRELIDILMIFQDQFSDDVAVEMMDLEIRLGKN; from the exons ATGTTGCCGCAAGTTTTGGCCGCTGGGCATGAAATGAACA TCCACAACACGACAAACGTTTTGAAGCTCGCTGTCATATTGGAACCGAATGAAATGTCAGGAATAGCCCTAGTCCGTTTCTTGTATCAGCTGATAATGTTCATTCTCAAAAACGAGTATGACTCAAATCTTGTTTCTTTGGGGATCAGAAACGCTTATTGTCTTTTGCAACTGTGCATTCGCCGGAATGTCGTTCAAG GTATCACGATGTTTACAAAGGAACCGAGGCTCATCGCAGTTCTGAAAAATGTCGCATTCGCTAAAAAGGATCCAGCCCTTTCGTACATTTGCTTCCGTTGCTTGTCGTTCCTTATCAGCTGCCAAGCAAAGTACTCGATCCAG TGCCCAGACTGTTTGGAAATAGAATTGGATGACTTGCTCAAAGAGATGTCTGTCGACGAGTGTTCAGGCGCCGTCGAGCTTGCCACCGTGATGCTAATCGGGAAAGTCGAGAATCCCGTAATCAAGTTGAAGAAAATGTCGCCTGGTTCGAGCTCCGATAACGTGATAATCGCGTTCTATCTCCAGCTTCACGGGAATCTCGCTAAA AGTGGACCTGCGGATAGAGAATTGTTGTATATCCTGCTTGTGAAGCTGCTTGATTATTGCAAGGCGGTGGGTAATCTAAAAATTCTGAAGAATCTTTGCGAGCAGCCGTGGACTTGCATCATTATAAAAATGACGATAGAGGCAAATCGGTCAGTGATGGATTCCGACTTCATGGTATTCGTCTCCAACTGGCTCTTTCACCGGTATTATATATCACGAAGTTATTCTGCTCCACGGGAACACCGGTCCCTCTGCCGAGATCAATTCGATACCACCCTCGATCTCATAGGGAAGGCTTCTCTCGCCACCTACAGGAAGTATCCCAAGAGAAGTTCACTCCGCGAACTTATAGACATC CTGATGATCTTCCAAGATCAATTTTCAGATGATGTAGCGGTGGAGATGATGGATTTGGAGATACGGCTTGGCAAAAATTAA